Proteins from a genomic interval of Fusarium oxysporum Fo47 chromosome I, complete sequence:
- a CDS encoding P-loop containing nucleoside triphosphate hydrolase protein — protein MADLDLDAAFIPALHKPAALLPIAKHRESLLYLIEKYPVTIVIGQTGSGKTTQIPQFLERAGWCSDGKIIGVTQPRRVAATTVAVRVAEEVGCELGKEVGYSIRFEDVTSASTKIKFLTDGLLIREALVDPLLTRYSVIMVDEAHERSISTDVLLGLLKKIRRKRPELRIIISSATLQAKEFLEFFTRSSDDQPNKTDKNDEIGTIVSLEGRTYPIDILYLESPAENYVEKAIDVVFDIHTQEGEGDILVFLTGREEIDNAIQAVSERMLDLGSKHGPLMPLPLYAGLSTEQQMYVFDKPPEGTRKVVFSTNIAEASVTIDGIVFVVDSGFVKLRAYDPRTGIESLTAVALSKAAASQRAGRAGRTKPGKCFRLYTEQSYQSLPDANVPELQRSNLAPVVLQLKALGIDNIVRFDFLSPPPSELMEKALELLYALGALDEYAKLTRPMGSRMAELAVEPMMAKTLLAAPSFGCLSEVLTIAAMTSLGGSVWFSHEGEKKKMETSRRKFAVDEGDHLTLLNAYQAFVTKGRKEAKFCHENNLNFKSMSRAVSIRAQLKRYLERFSINIDETLAGQASPEANVKKAEQIRRCLTSGYFAHAARMQPDGTFRNVEGNMVLHAHPSSLMFNRKADWVIFHEAMETGSKIFIRDVTKIEKGWLLEYAPEFYQITTDRRG, from the exons GTGTTCAGATGGAAAGATCATTGGCGTCACTCAG CCTCGTCGTGTCGCGGCAACCACAGTTGCGGTGCGAGTCGCCGAAGAAGTTGGCTGTGAGCTTGGCAAAGAAGTCGGATACTCAATTCGATTCGAGGATGTGACCTCGGCATCAACAAAGATAAAGTTTCTCACAGATGGCCTCCTCATCAGAGAAGCTCTCGTCGACCCATTGCTGACGCGTTACTCGGTTATCATGGTTGACGAGGCACATGAGAGGTCTATCAGCACTGATGTCTTATTGGGTCTCCTAAAGAAGATTCGCCGAAAGCGACCCGAGTTGCgtatcatcatcagcagtgCTACTCTTCAAGCTAAGGAGTTCTTGGAATTCTTCACAAGAAGCAGTGATGATCAGCCAAACAAAACAGACAAAAATGATGAAATCGGGACCATCGTCAGTCTCGAAGGGAGAACTTATCCAATAGACATACTCTACTTGGAGTCACCGGCAGAGAACTATGTTGAGAAAGCAATTGACGTGGTCTTTGATATTCATACCCAAGAAGGCGAAGGAGATATCCTAGTTTTCTTGACTGGCCGAGAGGAAATCGACAATGCGATACAAGCAGTCAGCGAGCGcatgcttgatcttggctCAAAACACGGGCCCCTGATGCCATTGCCATTATATGCTGGCTTGTCTACCGAACAGCAGATGTACGTGTTTGACAAGCCGCCAGAGGGCACCCGAAAGGTTGTCTTCTCTACGAATATCGCTGAAGCATCAGTCACAATCGATGGAATTGTATTCGTGGTGGATAGTGGATTCGTCAAACTAAGAGCATATGACCCAAGGACTGGCATAGAGTCACTCACTGCTGTAGCATTATCGAAAGCGGCAGCGTCCCAACGTGCCGGAAGAGCTGGCCGAACAAAACCTGGAAAATGCTTCCGGCTTTACACGGAGCAGAGTTACCAGTCGCTGCCGGATGCCAATGTCCCTGAGCTTCAGAGGTCGAACTTGGCACCTGTAGTCCTGCAACTCAAGGCTTTAGGAATAGACAATATCGTGCGGTTCGATTTTCTATCTCCGCCACCATCTGAACTCATGGAAAAGGCTCTTGAGTTGCTCTATGCTCTAGGAGCTTTGGATGAGTATGCCAAGCTCACTCGACCTATGGGCTCAAGGATGGCCGAGTTGGCCGTTGAGCCTATGATGGCGAAAACCCTACTAGCGGCACCGTCCTTTGGATGCCTCAGCGAAGTGCTTACAATCGCGGCAATGACCAGTCTCGGAGGCAGTGTATGGTTCTCTCACGAAGGcgagaaaaagaagatggagacaTCACGCAGAAAGTTCGCCGTGGATGAGGGCGACCACTTGACTCTTCTTAACGCCTACCAAGCCTTTGTTACAAAGGGACGAAAAGAAGCAAAGTTCTGTCATGAaaacaacctcaacttcaagtCCATGAGTCGAGCAGTCAGTATCAGAGCTCAACTAAAACGGTATCTCGAGCGATTCAGCATTAATATAGACGAGACGCTCGCTGGACAAGCATCACCGGAGGCGAACGTCAAAAAAGCAGAACAGATCCGCCGTTGTCTTACATCGGGCTACTTTGCCCACGCAGCAAGGATGCAACCAGACGGAACGTTTCGCAACGTCGAGGGCAACATGGTTCTTCACGCACATCCAAGTTCACTAATGTTCAACCGCAAAGCGGATTGGGTCATATTCCATGAAGCAATGGAGACGGGTAGCAAGATATTCATCCGGGATgtcaccaagatcgagaaagGATGGCTCTTGGAATATGCGCCAGAATTTTACCAAATCACGACAGATCGGAGAGGATGA